In Archangium violaceum, the following are encoded in one genomic region:
- a CDS encoding carboxypeptidase regulatory-like domain-containing protein, whose amino-acid sequence MRRTVLLPLVLSLLALPPGCQQVACTPTTSQVPSGASSARPSPAPPGIIEGRILLSGPLPALAPLPTSPSVAALCGTTMPDRSLVVDPHGALSYVVVALADGTVGPEPDPDAPPALLDQRRCAFEPPVLAARAGTSLEVRNRDALLHNVNVLAGSQQPILNVALPLEGSRVRRPLPTAPGILQVRCDLHPWMSAAVRTFEHPWFTTTDASGHFRLEVPAGTHSVILWHPRLPGVSRTVSVRAGQAVRLDYTWAVGEVRGLSAPDASSLLEARQP is encoded by the coding sequence GTGCGCCGTACCGTCCTCCTCCCGCTCGTCCTCTCGCTCCTCGCCCTGCCTCCGGGCTGCCAGCAGGTCGCCTGTACGCCCACCACCTCCCAGGTACCCAGCGGCGCCTCGAGCGCCCGCCCGTCCCCCGCTCCTCCTGGCATCATCGAGGGGCGCATCCTCCTGTCCGGCCCCCTGCCGGCACTCGCACCCCTGCCCACCAGCCCGTCCGTCGCCGCCCTCTGTGGGACGACGATGCCAGACCGATCCCTCGTCGTGGACCCGCACGGCGCCCTGTCCTACGTCGTGGTGGCGCTCGCCGATGGCACCGTGGGGCCGGAGCCGGACCCCGACGCCCCGCCAGCCCTCCTGGACCAGAGACGGTGCGCCTTCGAGCCGCCGGTGCTCGCCGCCCGCGCGGGCACCTCGCTGGAGGTGCGCAACCGGGATGCCCTCCTGCACAACGTCAACGTCCTGGCCGGCTCGCAGCAGCCCATCCTCAACGTGGCCCTGCCCCTCGAGGGCTCCCGTGTGCGCCGGCCGTTGCCCACCGCGCCCGGCATCCTCCAGGTGCGGTGCGACCTCCACCCGTGGATGAGCGCCGCCGTGCGCACCTTCGAGCACCCCTGGTTCACCACCACCGACGCCTCCGGCCACTTCCGCCTGGAGGTGCCCGCGGGGACCCACTCCGTCATCCTCTGGCACCCCCGCCTGCCGGGGGTCTCCCGCACCGTGTCCGTGCGCGCCGGGCAGGCCGTCCGCCTGGATTACACCTGGGCCGTGGGGGAGGTGCGCGGCCTGTCCGCCCCAGACGCCTCTTCCCTCCTGGAGGCCCGTCAGCCCTGA
- a CDS encoding AgmX/PglI C-terminal domain-containing protein, producing MNFSCNKCQRRYSITDDKVRGKTVKVRCKNCQNVISVEGPPAEAEESTRVVSLADVERLREQDRSLAQEEAAASSAVVSSAPAGVSWEDEPTRTMPLRDTRSPWFVMVKSKQEGPLDEGALHELVAAGSISARSYFWQQGMPDWKRGQDIPELADLFAPAAPPPAPPPAPARPLPPPVMVAEPEAIPEQSATSWQPEPPAPSQTTWQPKPEPRSARKAAPAPQEEDSTPWMPEPEPGAEPASAGGNDANAAPLGELFSDLDLPQSEQQDEAGLEGMGGFEGGRQEDPLASLGKEPEKPRAKAENTQYFVKKAGVDRRNPPWKIALFVFLLLAVPVGLLYALTELQVVPLRVTRVDARGNAVEQPVSVFSAEGMGELRDLMLGRTKPPPPPPPAPAPAQKPEPKAARPSEPKPEEPQEEAAVQPDGEELKDVAALYAEGEKKDVAPEVREDTEVAAADSSEQGGPPQEEIARVVAQSQSAFKSCIEQALRKNPRLRDGKLLLTATVSKSGTVKKVSFDRKDIDGSPMGDCIKVRARRMVFPAFAGDDVEVEIPLVLTKSM from the coding sequence TTGAACTTCTCCTGCAACAAGTGTCAGCGGCGGTACTCCATCACGGACGACAAGGTCCGAGGAAAGACCGTCAAGGTCCGCTGTAAGAACTGCCAGAACGTCATCTCGGTGGAGGGCCCGCCCGCGGAGGCGGAGGAGAGCACGCGCGTCGTGTCCCTGGCGGACGTGGAGCGTCTGCGGGAGCAGGATCGCTCGCTCGCCCAGGAGGAGGCCGCGGCCTCCTCGGCCGTCGTGTCCTCCGCGCCCGCCGGGGTGTCCTGGGAGGACGAGCCCACGCGGACCATGCCCCTGCGCGACACCCGCTCGCCCTGGTTCGTGATGGTGAAGAGCAAGCAGGAGGGTCCGCTCGACGAGGGGGCCCTGCACGAGCTGGTGGCCGCGGGCTCCATCTCCGCGCGCAGCTACTTCTGGCAGCAGGGCATGCCGGACTGGAAGCGGGGCCAGGACATCCCCGAGCTGGCCGACCTCTTCGCGCCCGCGGCCCCGCCGCCCGCGCCTCCGCCCGCTCCGGCGCGCCCCCTGCCGCCCCCGGTGATGGTGGCGGAGCCCGAGGCGATACCGGAGCAATCCGCCACCTCGTGGCAGCCCGAGCCGCCCGCGCCCTCGCAGACGACGTGGCAGCCCAAGCCCGAGCCCCGCTCGGCGCGCAAGGCCGCCCCCGCGCCCCAGGAGGAGGACTCCACCCCGTGGATGCCCGAGCCCGAGCCCGGTGCCGAGCCGGCCTCCGCGGGTGGCAACGACGCCAACGCGGCGCCCCTGGGTGAGCTGTTCTCCGACCTGGACCTGCCCCAGTCCGAGCAGCAGGACGAGGCGGGCCTGGAGGGGATGGGCGGGTTCGAGGGAGGGCGGCAGGAGGATCCGCTCGCCTCGCTGGGCAAGGAGCCGGAGAAGCCGCGCGCGAAGGCGGAGAACACCCAGTACTTCGTGAAGAAGGCGGGGGTGGACCGGCGCAACCCGCCCTGGAAGATCGCCCTCTTCGTCTTCCTGCTGCTGGCGGTGCCGGTGGGCCTGCTGTACGCGCTGACCGAGCTGCAGGTGGTGCCCCTGCGCGTCACCCGCGTGGACGCGCGGGGCAACGCGGTGGAGCAGCCCGTGTCCGTCTTCTCGGCCGAGGGCATGGGCGAGCTGAGGGACCTCATGCTCGGCCGCACCAAACCGCCTCCGCCGCCTCCTCCGGCGCCCGCGCCCGCGCAGAAGCCCGAGCCCAAGGCGGCGCGTCCCAGCGAGCCGAAGCCGGAGGAGCCCCAGGAAGAGGCCGCCGTCCAGCCCGACGGTGAGGAGCTGAAGGACGTGGCCGCCCTCTACGCCGAGGGTGAGAAGAAGGACGTGGCCCCCGAGGTGCGCGAGGACACCGAGGTGGCCGCCGCGGACTCGTCCGAGCAGGGCGGCCCGCCCCAGGAGGAGATCGCCCGCGTGGTGGCGCAGTCGCAGTCCGCCTTCAAGTCCTGCATCGAGCAGGCGCTGCGCAAGAACCCGCGGCTGCGCGACGGCAAGCTGCTGCTCACCGCCACGGTGAGCAAGTCCGGCACGGTGAAGAAGGTGTCGTTCGACCGCAAGGACATCGACGGCTCGCCCATGGGCGACTGCATCAAGGTCCGGGCCAGGCGCATGGTGTTCCCCGCCTTCGCGGGAGATGACGTCGAGGTCGAGATTCCGCTCGTCCTCACGAAGTCCATGTAG
- a CDS encoding zinc ribbon domain-containing protein: MREKLKALAELQKVDLEVASLRKAADVHPRQLAELERDLGAARSAIEAERNRVADIERQKTALEQNMADEKDKVKKWEARLAEQRSTREYSALAREIDIAKKANQTMSDELVEMSKTLAAAREAVKAKEAEFATRQEQLTSRMTELRGKQSQAEGQVKALEGKRTQVAAAVDATLLRRYETVRKKKLPAMVGVVAGTCQGCNMNVPPQLYNQLRVSLGTDVCPSCNRIIYAVEALETPAAK; the protein is encoded by the coding sequence TTGCGGGAGAAACTGAAGGCGCTGGCGGAGCTGCAGAAGGTGGACCTCGAGGTCGCCTCGCTCCGGAAGGCCGCGGACGTGCATCCCCGGCAGTTGGCGGAACTGGAGCGGGACCTGGGTGCCGCGCGCAGCGCCATCGAGGCGGAACGCAACCGGGTGGCCGACATCGAGCGGCAGAAGACGGCGCTCGAGCAGAACATGGCGGACGAGAAGGACAAGGTGAAGAAGTGGGAGGCGCGGCTGGCCGAGCAGCGCTCCACCCGCGAGTACTCCGCCCTGGCCCGGGAGATCGACATCGCCAAGAAGGCCAACCAGACGATGTCCGACGAGCTGGTGGAGATGTCCAAGACGCTCGCGGCGGCGCGCGAGGCGGTGAAGGCGAAGGAGGCGGAGTTCGCCACGCGCCAGGAGCAGCTCACCAGCCGGATGACGGAGCTGAGGGGCAAGCAGAGCCAGGCCGAGGGCCAGGTGAAGGCACTGGAGGGCAAGCGCACCCAGGTGGCCGCCGCCGTGGACGCCACCCTGCTGCGCCGCTACGAGACGGTGCGCAAGAAGAAGCTGCCGGCGATGGTGGGCGTGGTGGCCGGCACCTGCCAGGGCTGCAACATGAACGTGCCGCCGCAGCTCTACAACCAGCTGCGCGTGTCGTTGGGGACGGACGTGTGCCCGTCCTGCAACCGCATCATCTACGCCGTCGAGGCGCTCGAAACACCGGCGGCGAAGTAG
- a CDS encoding AraC family transcriptional regulator — translation MDRQKQAVDFSGTFTSPGGVPRPRIGLRVDLQTAAPGLMTLESLPDHRLKVHAGPPVRGACHLHRFVYTHGDVDLIPAGASDSWEHEDASAAVVVRLSPSLLRRAAEDMGLDPDRAGLEPRHQFRDPQIEHIAWALEADRRAGHPGGLLYAESLGLALSVHLLGHYPAPLGHGRGLSKPQLRRVTEYIEDHLDQNLSLARLAVVAGVSASHLKTLFKRSTGLPVHEYVVQRRVERARTLLQRGGLSVGEVALEAGFSHQSHLARCMRRVLGVTPTEVVRGSR, via the coding sequence ATGGACAGGCAGAAGCAGGCGGTGGACTTCAGCGGCACCTTCACATCACCCGGCGGCGTGCCACGTCCCCGGATCGGTCTGCGGGTGGACCTCCAGACGGCCGCGCCCGGGTTGATGACGCTGGAGTCGCTGCCCGACCACCGCCTCAAGGTCCACGCCGGTCCGCCCGTCCGGGGAGCGTGCCACTTGCACCGCTTCGTCTACACGCATGGGGACGTGGACCTCATCCCGGCCGGCGCCTCGGACTCATGGGAGCACGAGGATGCGAGCGCCGCGGTCGTCGTGCGGCTCTCCCCGTCACTCCTGAGGCGCGCCGCGGAGGACATGGGGCTGGACCCCGACCGCGCGGGGCTGGAGCCTCGGCACCAGTTCAGGGACCCGCAGATCGAGCACATCGCCTGGGCGCTCGAAGCGGACCGCCGAGCCGGCCATCCGGGCGGGCTGCTCTACGCGGAGAGCCTGGGCCTGGCGCTGTCGGTCCACCTGCTGGGCCACTACCCGGCGCCGCTCGGGCACGGGCGCGGGCTGTCGAAGCCGCAGCTGCGCCGCGTGACGGAGTACATCGAGGACCACCTGGACCAGAACCTCTCCCTGGCCCGGCTGGCCGTGGTCGCCGGTGTCAGCGCGTCGCACCTGAAGACGCTGTTCAAGCGCTCGACGGGGCTGCCGGTGCACGAGTACGTCGTGCAGCGCCGGGTGGAGCGCGCCAGGACGCTGCTGCAACGGGGCGGGCTGTCCGTGGGGGAGGTAGCGCTCGAAGCAGGCTTCTCGCACCAGAGCCACCTGGCGCGGTGCATGCGGCGCGTGCTCGGGGTGACGCCCACGGAGGTCGTGCGCGGCTCACGGTGA
- a CDS encoding MFS transporter has protein sequence MDAAPPRPGRLPRTVVVLGVVSLLTDVSSDMIFPLLPAFLAARLPAAPLLLGTMEGLADLVSSLLKYQSGVWADRARRLKPLVLFGYGLSSLMRPLMAFVTAPWHPIAIRALDRVGKGVRSSPRDALIANSVDVGSRGRAFGFHRGMDHAGAAVGSLAALLLVAVGLRVEQVFFVAAVPGLLGVLALLLVREPERPVLHASAPGATRALAPVPRRLAYYLVPVTLFGVANSTDAFLLLKLTEEGAKPEFLPLAWLLLQAVKSAVSFPAGRLADRLGASRLVLTGWSLYALSYLALAWARGVTLTMSVIAIYGLYHAMAEGAEKSLLTALVPAEARGRAFGLYNGLSGGASLAAGLLFGALWTKLGSTTAFVTAGALAGLSAVLLVVLLPRARPPEMA, from the coding sequence GTGGACGCCGCGCCTCCTCGTCCGGGCCGCCTGCCGCGCACCGTGGTGGTGCTCGGCGTGGTGAGCCTGCTCACGGACGTCAGCAGCGACATGATCTTCCCGCTGCTGCCGGCCTTCCTCGCCGCGAGGTTGCCGGCGGCGCCCCTGCTGCTCGGGACGATGGAGGGGCTGGCGGACCTGGTCTCCTCCCTCCTCAAGTACCAGTCCGGGGTGTGGGCGGACCGGGCCCGGCGCCTCAAGCCCCTGGTGTTGTTCGGCTATGGCCTGTCCAGCCTGATGCGCCCGTTGATGGCCTTCGTCACCGCACCCTGGCACCCCATCGCCATTCGCGCGTTGGACCGGGTGGGCAAGGGCGTGCGCTCCAGCCCGCGTGACGCGCTCATCGCCAACTCCGTGGACGTGGGCTCGCGCGGCCGGGCCTTTGGTTTCCACCGGGGCATGGACCACGCGGGCGCCGCCGTGGGTTCACTCGCCGCCCTGTTGCTGGTGGCCGTGGGCCTGCGCGTGGAGCAGGTGTTCTTCGTCGCGGCGGTGCCGGGGCTGCTCGGGGTGCTGGCCCTGCTGCTCGTGCGCGAGCCCGAGCGCCCGGTCCTCCACGCATCGGCCCCGGGCGCCACCCGCGCGCTCGCCCCGGTGCCCCGGCGGCTCGCGTACTACCTCGTGCCCGTCACCCTCTTCGGCGTGGCCAACTCGACGGATGCCTTCCTCCTGCTGAAGCTGACCGAGGAGGGCGCGAAGCCCGAGTTCCTGCCCCTGGCGTGGCTGCTGCTTCAGGCGGTGAAGTCGGCCGTGTCCTTCCCAGCGGGCCGGCTCGCGGATCGGCTCGGGGCCTCGAGGCTCGTGCTCACGGGCTGGTCCCTCTATGCGCTGAGCTACCTGGCGCTGGCATGGGCCCGGGGGGTGACGCTCACGATGAGCGTCATTGCCATCTACGGGCTGTACCACGCGATGGCGGAGGGGGCGGAGAAGTCGCTGCTCACCGCGCTGGTTCCGGCGGAGGCCCGGGGGCGCGCCTTCGGCCTGTACAACGGCCTGTCCGGGGGCGCATCGCTCGCCGCGGGGCTGCTCTTCGGCGCGCTGTGGACGAAGCTGGGGAGCACCACCGCCTTCGTCACCGCGGGGGCGCTCGCCGGGCTGAGCGCGGTGCTGCTCGTGGTGCTGCTGCCGCGCGCGCGTCCTCCCGAGATGGCCTGA
- a CDS encoding FYDLN acid domain-containing protein: MPAKDLGTKYVCFKCSTKFYDMKKPDPLCPKCGADQRESPALKPPSEGRRSRLSSIPKVIEPIEPEAEAEAEEADEELGEFSEEEAEIPGEEDEEI, encoded by the coding sequence ATGCCCGCGAAGGACCTCGGGACAAAGTACGTCTGCTTCAAGTGCTCCACGAAGTTCTACGATATGAAGAAGCCGGACCCCCTGTGCCCGAAGTGCGGCGCGGATCAGCGGGAGAGCCCGGCGCTCAAGCCACCCTCCGAGGGACGGCGCAGCCGCCTGTCCTCCATTCCCAAGGTCATCGAGCCCATCGAGCCCGAAGCCGAGGCCGAGGCCGAGGAAGCCGACGAGGAGCTGGGCGAGTTCAGCGAGGAGGAGGCCGAGATCCCCGGCGAGGAGGACGAGGAGATCTGA
- a CDS encoding ribonuclease HI family protein, translating into MAPPNLVDILRHIAREEPLTGTVRAFPGLTREDVGRLLESAAERLAPATPKPVPAPPPAEEPARHAETPARMRLFSDGAARGNPGPAGAGAVLMDAEGRVVARLGKFLGIQTNNYAEYMGLLLGLKHARSLGVQELEVLADSELLIRQLQGRYQVKSPTLRPLYEEAAGLLKEFPRVKLVHVPREKNKAADEMSNRAIDERM; encoded by the coding sequence ATGGCCCCGCCGAACCTCGTCGACATCCTCCGCCACATCGCGCGTGAGGAGCCGCTCACGGGGACGGTGCGGGCCTTCCCGGGCCTCACCCGTGAGGACGTGGGGCGTCTGCTGGAGAGCGCCGCCGAGCGGCTCGCCCCCGCCACGCCCAAGCCGGTCCCCGCGCCCCCTCCCGCCGAAGAACCCGCGAGACACGCGGAGACGCCCGCGCGCATGCGGCTCTTCTCGGACGGGGCGGCTCGGGGCAACCCTGGACCCGCGGGTGCCGGCGCGGTGCTGATGGACGCCGAGGGACGGGTGGTGGCCCGGCTCGGCAAGTTCCTCGGCATCCAGACGAACAACTACGCCGAGTACATGGGGCTGCTGCTGGGCCTGAAGCATGCCCGGAGCCTGGGCGTGCAGGAGCTCGAGGTCCTGGCCGACAGCGAGCTGCTCATCCGCCAGCTCCAGGGGCGCTACCAGGTGAAGAGCCCCACCCTCCGCCCGCTCTACGAGGAAGCGGCCGGGCTGCTCAAGGAATTCCCCCGGGTGAAGCTCGTCCATGTGCCGCGCGAGAAGAACAAGGCGGCCGACGAGATGAGCAACCGGGCCATCGATGAGCGGATGTGA
- a CDS encoding M1 family aminopeptidase yields the protein MLASLRRWPLLALLLVPGVAPAGDFVPPEVQFSLQHLRSEEKARAAQALGPLEELPRYQVQLELDPLKRRVTGHLRVELRVRNRPMEGVYLRVTPNAFDPRVTLSEVKANGQPAKPRHLEDNSLYHVPLATPVAPGGSVVVELDLEAQVPRASPSANSLLGALGASGGEGDYGAFSAADDFMSLVGVVPLVPPQDASGEPWTGPSGVGDLALYDPSNVLANVIVPAGWKVHVTGVPMGEVPQRDGRVRFSFAAGAVRDFPVFASRGYQSLTTTVKGVTVESHFATRDAAVGKRVLQYATDSLTEMERRLGPLPFKYFRVVEAPLSGGAGGMEFPGLVTVGTSLYRGVADPNSALEGMPGMEQMQQLLQAMGGDTAPLAQLGKTLERTLEFTVAHEVAHQYFAGLVGSDPIHSPVVDESLAQYTALLYMEWKYGRELAEQMRQEALVSAYHMLRLSGGKDAPADRPTFDFQDSLQYGAIVYGKAPLLHHASRKLIGDEAFFKGLRSYVDTYRFKWTCTDCLTRELAKASPPHAKELERLRVRWWKETHGDEDLGKPNMGALLGAGADGKALDPETQKLMEELLPGLLGE from the coding sequence CCGGGGTCGCTCCCGCCGGAGACTTCGTCCCCCCCGAGGTGCAGTTCTCCCTGCAGCACCTCCGGTCCGAGGAGAAGGCCCGCGCCGCGCAGGCGCTCGGGCCCCTGGAGGAGTTGCCGCGCTACCAGGTGCAGCTGGAGTTGGATCCGCTGAAGCGGCGGGTGACGGGCCACCTGCGGGTGGAGCTGCGCGTGCGCAACCGCCCCATGGAGGGCGTCTACCTGCGCGTCACGCCCAACGCCTTCGACCCCCGGGTGACGCTCTCGGAGGTGAAGGCGAACGGGCAGCCCGCGAAGCCCCGGCACCTCGAGGACAACAGCCTCTACCACGTGCCGCTGGCCACTCCCGTCGCCCCGGGCGGCTCGGTGGTGGTGGAGCTCGACCTGGAGGCCCAGGTGCCTCGCGCGAGCCCCAGCGCCAACTCGCTGCTGGGCGCGCTCGGCGCCTCGGGTGGGGAAGGGGACTATGGCGCCTTCTCCGCGGCGGATGACTTCATGAGCCTGGTGGGCGTGGTGCCGCTGGTGCCCCCCCAGGACGCGAGTGGTGAGCCCTGGACCGGGCCCTCGGGCGTCGGCGACCTGGCGCTGTACGACCCCTCGAACGTGCTCGCCAACGTCATCGTCCCGGCGGGCTGGAAGGTGCACGTCACGGGCGTCCCCATGGGCGAGGTGCCCCAGCGCGACGGCCGCGTGCGCTTCAGCTTCGCCGCGGGCGCGGTGCGCGACTTCCCCGTGTTCGCCTCGCGCGGCTACCAGAGCCTCACCACGACGGTGAAGGGCGTCACCGTGGAGAGCCACTTCGCCACCCGCGACGCCGCGGTGGGCAAGCGCGTGCTGCAGTACGCCACGGACTCCCTCACGGAGATGGAGCGGCGCCTGGGGCCCCTGCCGTTCAAGTACTTCCGCGTGGTGGAGGCCCCGCTGTCGGGCGGCGCCGGAGGCATGGAGTTCCCCGGCCTCGTCACCGTGGGCACGTCGCTCTACCGCGGCGTGGCGGATCCCAACAGCGCCCTCGAGGGCATGCCGGGCATGGAGCAGATGCAGCAGCTCCTCCAGGCCATGGGCGGGGACACCGCGCCGCTCGCGCAGCTCGGCAAGACGCTGGAGCGCACGCTCGAGTTCACCGTGGCCCACGAGGTGGCGCACCAGTACTTCGCGGGGCTGGTGGGCTCGGACCCCATCCACTCGCCGGTGGTGGACGAGTCGCTCGCCCAGTACACGGCGCTGCTCTACATGGAGTGGAAGTACGGGCGCGAGCTGGCCGAGCAGATGCGGCAGGAGGCGCTCGTCTCGGCCTACCACATGCTCCGGCTCTCGGGCGGCAAGGACGCCCCGGCGGACCGGCCCACCTTCGACTTCCAGGACTCGCTGCAGTACGGAGCGATCGTGTACGGCAAGGCGCCACTGCTGCACCACGCCTCGCGCAAGCTCATCGGGGACGAGGCCTTCTTCAAGGGCCTGCGCTCCTACGTGGACACCTACCGCTTCAAGTGGACGTGCACCGACTGCCTCACCCGGGAGCTGGCCAAGGCGAGCCCTCCGCACGCCAAGGAGCTCGAGCGCCTGCGCGTGCGCTGGTGGAAGGAGACCCACGGCGACGAGGATCTCGGCAAGCCCAACATGGGCGCCCTGCTGGGCGCCGGGGCGGATGGCAAGGCGTTGGATCCGGAGACGCAGAAGCTCATGGAGGAGCTGCTGCCGGGCCTGCTGGGCGAGTAG
- a CDS encoding SDR family oxidoreductase, translating into MGRYAGKKAVVTGGTMGMGLATVKALLDGGAEVLLTGRNEKNLEVARRELGPRAHVVRSDTASLADIDALARTVEEKLGRVDFVFINAGFARLDLFEHVTEAVYDQTFDINTKGAYFTAQRLAPLVREGGSFVFTTSVANVTGVPGMSVYSGSKAALRSFAQGLAAELLPKGIRVNAVSPGFIKTPTMGVDGASPEALAAFEKEGNETTPMRRIGTPEEVARAALFLAFEATFTTGAELPVDGGLTQVARPHP; encoded by the coding sequence ATGGGCAGGTACGCAGGCAAGAAGGCAGTCGTCACTGGCGGGACGATGGGAATGGGACTGGCCACCGTGAAGGCGCTCCTCGACGGCGGCGCCGAGGTGCTCCTCACGGGAAGGAATGAGAAGAACCTCGAGGTGGCGCGGCGCGAGCTCGGGCCCCGGGCGCACGTGGTGCGCTCGGACACGGCGAGCCTGGCCGACATCGACGCGCTGGCCCGGACGGTGGAGGAGAAGCTGGGCCGAGTGGATTTCGTGTTCATCAACGCCGGCTTCGCGCGGCTGGACCTGTTCGAGCACGTCACCGAGGCCGTGTACGACCAGACGTTCGACATCAACACCAAGGGCGCCTATTTCACGGCGCAGCGGCTGGCTCCGCTCGTCCGGGAGGGCGGCTCGTTCGTCTTCACCACCTCCGTCGCCAACGTGACGGGTGTGCCCGGCATGAGCGTCTACTCGGGCTCCAAGGCGGCGCTCCGGTCGTTCGCCCAGGGGCTCGCCGCGGAGTTGCTGCCAAAGGGCATCCGGGTGAACGCGGTGAGCCCCGGCTTCATCAAGACGCCGACGATGGGCGTGGATGGCGCGTCCCCGGAGGCGCTGGCGGCCTTCGAGAAGGAGGGGAATGAGACCACGCCCATGCGGCGCATCGGCACGCCCGAGGAGGTGGCCCGCGCGGCGCTGTTCCTCGCCTTCGAGGCGACCTTCACCACGGGGGCGGAGTTGCCCGTGGATGGAGGGCTCACCCAGGTCGCCCGGCCGCATCCGTAG
- the ftsY gene encoding signal recognition particle-docking protein FtsY, with product MKTPTALPFVLAQAPSPQPTPPPQQPTQPGVPETGTPPSAPEAGGPYGQIIGVTALVLLAALMVAAARKLFFKRRPELPGKPPAVPPTKEKPALPEERPELRVELPPTEAELARRREAEEIHARAESLARQREEATRAAKTATDATERARLEAEARALKEREEEEKRAEYRAKKAAEDEARERRKREREEAERLVAEQKAREAAAAEEARRAEEAAARAKVEAEAGRTLAQGLDKTRSQGFMARLNGLFGSNRKVDESILAEMEEILFTADIGVRTASSLVEVARDKLKRNELSDADRIKGLIREEVTRIVDLPVPRTLEGGGPPHVVMVVGVNGAGKTTTIGKLAAKLTSQGKKVVLAAGDTFRAAATEQLDVWADRAKAELVKGAEGADPSSVIFEAIKKAKDSGADVVIADTAGRLHTKVNLMDELKKVKRVIDKALPGAPHEVLLVLDSTNGQNAIQQAKQFHEAVGVTAIALTKLDGTAKGGVIIGICDELKLPVVWVGVGEKVADLRRFEPREFVQALFD from the coding sequence ATGAAGACGCCCACCGCCCTCCCCTTCGTCCTCGCGCAGGCGCCCTCGCCGCAGCCCACGCCTCCGCCCCAGCAGCCGACGCAGCCCGGGGTACCGGAGACGGGCACGCCTCCGTCGGCCCCCGAGGCCGGTGGCCCCTATGGGCAGATCATCGGCGTCACCGCGCTGGTGCTGCTCGCGGCGTTGATGGTGGCCGCGGCGCGCAAGCTCTTCTTCAAGCGCCGCCCCGAGCTGCCCGGCAAGCCGCCGGCCGTCCCTCCCACGAAGGAGAAGCCCGCCCTCCCCGAGGAACGGCCCGAGCTGCGCGTGGAGCTGCCGCCCACCGAGGCGGAGCTCGCCAGGCGCCGTGAGGCGGAGGAGATCCACGCCCGCGCCGAGTCGCTCGCCCGCCAGCGCGAGGAGGCCACCCGCGCCGCGAAGACGGCCACGGACGCCACCGAGCGCGCCCGGCTGGAGGCCGAGGCCCGAGCCCTCAAGGAGCGCGAGGAGGAGGAGAAGCGCGCCGAGTACCGCGCGAAGAAGGCCGCCGAGGACGAGGCGAGGGAGCGGCGCAAGCGCGAGCGCGAGGAGGCCGAGCGCCTCGTGGCCGAGCAGAAAGCCCGCGAGGCGGCGGCCGCCGAGGAGGCCCGTCGCGCCGAGGAGGCGGCGGCGCGCGCCAAGGTCGAAGCCGAGGCCGGCCGGACGCTGGCGCAGGGCCTGGACAAGACGCGCAGCCAGGGCTTCATGGCGCGGCTCAACGGCCTCTTCGGCTCGAACCGCAAGGTGGACGAGTCCATCCTGGCGGAGATGGAGGAGATCCTCTTCACCGCGGACATCGGCGTGCGCACCGCGTCCAGCCTGGTGGAGGTGGCGCGCGACAAGCTCAAGCGCAACGAGCTGAGCGACGCCGACCGCATCAAGGGACTCATCCGCGAGGAGGTGACGCGCATCGTGGACCTGCCGGTGCCGCGCACGCTGGAGGGCGGAGGCCCGCCGCACGTGGTGATGGTGGTGGGCGTCAACGGCGCGGGCAAGACGACCACCATCGGCAAGCTGGCGGCGAAACTCACCAGCCAGGGCAAGAAGGTGGTGCTGGCCGCGGGCGACACCTTCCGCGCCGCCGCCACCGAGCAGCTCGACGTCTGGGCGGACCGCGCCAAGGCGGAGCTGGTGAAGGGCGCCGAGGGCGCCGACCCCAGCTCGGTCATCTTCGAGGCCATCAAGAAGGCGAAGGACTCGGGCGCCGACGTGGTCATCGCGGACACGGCGGGCCGGCTCCACACCAAGGTGAACCTGATGGACGAGCTCAAGAAGGTGAAGCGCGTCATCGACAAAGCGCTTCCCGGGGCTCCCCACGAGGTGCTGCTGGTGCTGGACTCCACCAACGGGCAGAACGCCATCCAGCAGGCCAAGCAGTTCCACGAGGCGGTGGGCGTCACCGCCATCGCGCTCACGAAGCTGGATGGCACCGCCAAGGGCGGCGTCATCATCGGCATCTGCGACGAGCTGAAGCTCCCCGTGGTGTGGGTGGGCGTCGGCGAGAAGGTCGCCGACCTGCGCCGCTTCGAGCCCCGCGAGTTCGTCCAGGCGCTGTTCGACTAG